In the genome of Brachypodium distachyon strain Bd21 chromosome 3, Brachypodium_distachyon_v3.0, whole genome shotgun sequence, the window GTGACTACCTGTCCTTCACATGTTCTCTTAATTTGAGACAGATGCTAGTAGTTACAGTAAACAGACAAATATCATTGTGAATGTCCTTTGAACACCATGTTTGGCAAAAATCCACTGACTTGATACAATATGACTTCACTGCTTAAATTCATCATAGCAACCACCCTATTACTATTAAGTAGACACAAATACTATGAATAGCGCATAAGTGCTTAAGACTGCTAATTTTAACACATCCTGTACAGTGTAAAAGACAAGTACTGAAAATTCAAGAGCAGATAATTTTTACACAAAGAAACAATACCTGCTTGCAATGTAATCCAGGAGTTCGCCACTGACAAACTTCTGAGCCCAGAATGATTCCATCCGTCCATCAGAGCGATCTATAGCCACCTTAGCCATTTTGAGCATGATGTTTTCAGACTTTGAGAAAACCACCTTGTGGCGTGTCATGTCCACAAAACGCCACAACTCAGGGGACTTGGCAGCCGCCAACCATGGTCGGCACACAAGTCCTGCACCCATAAGGATCTCAATGGTCCCAAGCTTCATAAAGATTGCAGAAAGTGCATCAAGTGGGAGCTCAGACCAATGCCTGATATCAGGCACGTGCAAGGCTATtggttccacctccattgGGCAAAGTAGCACCTAAAACCGAGAGCATCACAGAGAGAACAAGGATGACTAAATTTTTCAAGAACTTGAAAATTTGGAGGACTAAATCATAGGTAGAATACAAGATAAAATAAGCTAATGCAATAGGAGCAACTTCTCCATGGTACAAGATAACGCAACTTTTATAAGGAAACCTAAGTTCAAATGGTTTAGACTTAAGCAACCTCAGATATTTAAAATGATGAGTGTCTACTAGGAATTAGAAGTCCAACTAATGAAACCTTAAAACGTAATTTCTGCAGGCAACTGTTTAGGAAAATAAGGGGTCAGGTACTGAAGGTTTGAACGTACTAAGAGGTGGACACAATAAGAATGCAACCAAGAGGGAACGGTTCTCTGCCTGAGATAAGGGGTGTCAATTAACGGTCACAAAAACAACCATTTAACAATAACTAGCAACAATGAAAAATAATTGACTCGGCTGCAACAAATTTCCTGGCCAGTAATCTAGGGTGCCATGATAGCTCCACACCTCTGAAGGCTTAGAAATGAAAAGAAACTACCTCTGACAAAGTTACCTCGGTAGAGGAAAGAGGCAGAGTCTTAAATTCTGGGCAGTTCTGTTGGACAATAATTTCAGAGGGTTTGAGGTTTCCATCGGGAAGCTGATCTTTCCCCTGTTCTTGTCCCATCTCGGCAATTCCAACAACAGTGGAATGCAGTGGTGGCAGAACGACCTCTGGTTGCTCGCACTGTTCCATACTCATTCCCTCGTCCATTGGCTGCTCCGTTGAATCGCCAGTCTAACAAAAAAGCATGTAACTAGTAGTTTAGATAAATTCTCAGCATGTCTACTAGTTAATTAACAAGATATCTTCACAATTTGTCCATGATGGGCTATATGCTTTTAAATGTTGAACATGGTCAATTAAACTGAGCGTAGAGAACTAATATCACGAAAAGGAGGCTCTAATAATAATTTTACTAGCTAGGTTGTGTTTATCTTCCACCAACAATTCACATTCAAGAAAATGTAAACCCCAATGCCTCAAATCACATGAAAAAACAAGCAAGAATGCTtataaatttgtaacataaatacatagataaataaatattgcGCACCAAATACCTCCACCTGAAGTCAGAATAGCTATCcaggaaacaaaaggaaacCACACAAGActgataaacaaaaaaacaggCAGACACAACTCATGAATAAACTCCCAAATATGTTAGAAGTAGGCATTTAATTTGACTTTATCCATTGACATTACACATGTTCTGTAAATTGGATGCGTGGTTTGCTTCAGGCAAGGAATTTTAGCAACTAATTAAGGCAGAGATGCTCCTTTTATACGAGATGTGATGATTCCAGTGGAGCTGTTCTGAACATTACATACAAAATGAAGGGTTATAGGAAGATATGCTATCATGTCCATAAATAACTATTGTGCTGCCCTCATATGGATAGATAGAAATTAAGTTGCTACCTAGTTACATACATCAATTAAATTCATAACTGGGACCAAATGATTGGTGCAAGCACGGTGCATGCACAGTGTGTGAATTTGAAGGTCATGTGTGTttccaaattaaaaaaaaatcttcaacTGATTGGCCCGATACGCATACAGTACTTGACTACTTGGTGCTTGAAACCGTTATGTACACTGATAAAGCAACATGTGCACATGTTGtgggaaaaaggaaagaagcacTGTAAACTGTAAAACCTCAAATCTGAAGCATTTGATTTGTAACAAAAGCAGTGTGGGTCCCTAGGATGATCGAATGCAATTATTCGAACTTTGCAGTTATTCAGTTAATGCTAAATTGCTAAGCCAAGGAACGCAAGTTAGCAAAATCTGTTCCACCCCAATCATATCTCAGAGTAACCCGAATTTCAATTCGCACAAACATGGACCAAATCAGGACGCACACGCACATCTGTGGACATGTACTTGTCCAGGTAGAGATTGAGGGGGTCCATGTAGTCGTCAAGCCGTATCGCATACATCGCGCACAGCAGGTCCTCGCCGGTCATGGTCTCCTGGTTCTCCCTTTTGCAGATATCGCTTGCCCTGCAAATTAAAACCGATCGAAGgccattcattcattcaggCCCAAGCGAAACAGAGATTCAAGTGCAGATACGAAGCAGGGTAGTATATCTGTTTACACGAGGGTGATGTAGGCGATGAACTCGGTGGCGAGCTCCTGCACGGCCTCCGCGGCCTCCCTGTCGATCTTCCCGTTGGGCGGGATGGCCCTCCGCATGATGCGGGTGATGTTCGCGATGGGCAGATTGAACCCAccgtcctcctccccgccgccggcgctggcggggctcgccggcgcgTCCGCCATGCGCtccctcccgccgcctcctaACCGAAATGCTAGATTAGTCAGATTGGGGcaccaaaccctaacccctaCAAAGGAAAGGATTgagacgcgcgcgcgcgcggaagGCGGAAAGGAGAggggtttggactttggagggTAGAAATGGGGGGA includes:
- the LOC100841645 gene encoding F-box/LRR-repeat protein 17 isoform X2, which translates into the protein MADAPASPASAGGGEEDGGFNLPIANITRIMRRAIPPNGKIDREAAEAVQELATEFIAYITLVASDICKRENQETMTGEDLLCAMYAIRLDDYMDPLNLYLDKYMSTDTGDSTEQPMDEGMSMEQCEQPEVVLPPLHSTVVGIAEMGQEQGKDQLPDGNLKPSEIIVQQNCPEFKTLPLSSTEVTLSEVLLCPMEVEPIALHVPDIRHWSELPLDALSAIFMKLGTIEILMGAGLVCRPWLAAAKSPELWRFVDMTRHKVVFSKSENIMLKMAKVAIDRSDGRMESFWAQKFVSGELLDYIASRGNSLKSIRLIACGFCWDGAVTRLAAKCQMLEEIEYSHQKQPGDFFKQLGAVRPELKRLRIHMQWFDSDAIEREMREEQQSSHDEDEEEEEEEEEPYEAWEMRHNEEAFAIAENLHELRLLQMAGNSLTKKGVYAILEGCPHLECLDLTECDHLKVDDELLARCAKIRHVWLPGRWPRVHCPDLHTIGEDEGEVIEMDDVYEIEACALRDEGAMERGNDDYGDNYWDDYSLPSSPGSPDLPDVTCDDTRYYTYIHEYYSL
- the LOC100841645 gene encoding F-box/LRR-repeat protein 17 isoform X1, which translates into the protein MADAPASPASAGGGEEDGGFNLPIANITRIMRRAIPPNGKIDREAAEAVQELATEFIAYITLVASDICKRENQETMTGEDLLCAMYAIRLDDYMDPLNLYLDKYMSTDVRTGDSTEQPMDEGMSMEQCEQPEVVLPPLHSTVVGIAEMGQEQGKDQLPDGNLKPSEIIVQQNCPEFKTLPLSSTEVTLSEVLLCPMEVEPIALHVPDIRHWSELPLDALSAIFMKLGTIEILMGAGLVCRPWLAAAKSPELWRFVDMTRHKVVFSKSENIMLKMAKVAIDRSDGRMESFWAQKFVSGELLDYIASRGNSLKSIRLIACGFCWDGAVTRLAAKCQMLEEIEYSHQKQPGDFFKQLGAVRPELKRLRIHMQWFDSDAIEREMREEQQSSHDEDEEEEEEEEEPYEAWEMRHNEEAFAIAENLHELRLLQMAGNSLTKKGVYAILEGCPHLECLDLTECDHLKVDDELLARCAKIRHVWLPGRWPRVHCPDLHTIGEDEGEVIEMDDVYEIEACALRDEGAMERGNDDYGDNYWDDYSLPSSPGSPDLPDVTCDDTRYYTYIHEYYSL
- the LOC100841645 gene encoding F-box protein SKIP19 isoform X4, with translation MADAPASPASAGGGEEDGGFNLPIANITRIMRRAIPPNGKIDREAAEAVQELATEFIAYITLVASDICKRENQETMTGEDLLCAMYAIRLDDYMDPLNLYLDKYMSTDTGDSTEQPMDEGMSMEQCEQPEVVLPPLHSTVVGIAEMGQEQGKDQLPDGNLKPSEIIVQQNCPEFKTLPLSSTEVLLCPMEVEPIALHVPDIRHWSELPLDALSAIFMKLGTIEILMGAGLVCRPWLAAAKSPELWRFVDMTRHKVVFSKSENIMLKMAKVAIDRSDGRMESFWAQKFVSGELLDYIASRGNSLKSIRLIACGFCWDGAVTRLAAKCQMLEEIEYSHQKQPGDFFKQLGAVRPELKRLRIHMQWFDSDAIEREMREEQQSSHDEDEEEEEEEEEPYEAWEMRHNEEAFAIAENLHELRLLQMAGNSLTKKGVYAILEGCPHLECLDLTECDHLKVDDELLARCAKIRHVWLPGRWPRVHCPDLHTIGEDEGEVIEMDDVYEIEACALRDEGAMERGNDDYGDNYWDDYSLPSSPGSPDLPDVTCDDTRYYTYIHEYYSL
- the LOC100841645 gene encoding F-box protein SKIP19 isoform X3; the protein is MADAPASPASAGGGEEDGGFNLPIANITRIMRRAIPPNGKIDREAAEAVQELATEFIAYITLVASDICKRENQETMTGEDLLCAMYAIRLDDYMDPLNLYLDKYMSTDVRTGDSTEQPMDEGMSMEQCEQPEVVLPPLHSTVVGIAEMGQEQGKDQLPDGNLKPSEIIVQQNCPEFKTLPLSSTEVLLCPMEVEPIALHVPDIRHWSELPLDALSAIFMKLGTIEILMGAGLVCRPWLAAAKSPELWRFVDMTRHKVVFSKSENIMLKMAKVAIDRSDGRMESFWAQKFVSGELLDYIASRGNSLKSIRLIACGFCWDGAVTRLAAKCQMLEEIEYSHQKQPGDFFKQLGAVRPELKRLRIHMQWFDSDAIEREMREEQQSSHDEDEEEEEEEEEPYEAWEMRHNEEAFAIAENLHELRLLQMAGNSLTKKGVYAILEGCPHLECLDLTECDHLKVDDELLARCAKIRHVWLPGRWPRVHCPDLHTIGEDEGEVIEMDDVYEIEACALRDEGAMERGNDDYGDNYWDDYSLPSSPGSPDLPDVTCDDTRYYTYIHEYYSL